Below is a genomic region from Desulforhopalus sp..
GCTGGGCAGTTTTACTAATTTGTCTTTGCTTTCTGGGGGTTATGGCACTGGCGGGAGAGCCGTAAGCTATGCTGGTTCTTGTCTTTACTTCAACAAACACTAAAACTTCCTGTGCCCTAGCGATTATATCTATTTCCCCATATAGACATCGATAATTTCTTTCCAGTATCTTATAGCCATTTTGAGTGAGGAATTCGGCGGCGATATTCTCACCACTTTGCCCAAGATTTTGTTCTCTATTTAACATACTCCCTGACTCTCTTGAAGGTCATGCGATGGGCTGGACAAGGTCCGTGGGAGGATATAGCTAAGCGGTGCTCCTGGGTGGGATAGCCTTTGTTCTGAATGAAATTGTAGACAGGGAATTTGTGGTGGAGGTCTTCCATAAGTCTGTCCCGGGTGACCTTGGCGATAATGCTGGCAGCAGCGATGGAAGCGCTTTTCGATTCACCCTTAACGAGGGCTTTCTGAGGTGTCGACAGAGGAATGGTAAACTTGCCGTCGACAAGAATGAAATCGGGCAGTGGGGTTGGCAAGTTTTCCACAGCCAGCTGCATGGCCAGGAGTGATGCCTGAAGGATATTAATACAATCGATTTGCCTCTCGGAAACTACGCCAACACCTATGGCTGAACCTAGATCATACAACAGTTTTTCAAGTTCGAGTCTTTTTTGGTGCTTGAGGACTTTTGAGTCGAGAAAAACCGCATGATTGCAGTCTGACGGCAATACCACCGCCGCAGCAACAACAGGACCGGCGAGAGGGCCACGCCCTGCTTCGTCGCAACCGGCAACACAGCGTAACCCTCTGGCGTATAAGTGCCGCTCGAGACTGAAGTTGTCTTTGCCAGTGTGACAACCTGAAAGGCTTTCTTGCATCGCCATATATTAGAAATGCAAAAGACCAACCATCACGGACATCGACCTGTAAGGCAGTATGTCAGTGATGGTATGGATTGCTACACGAAAACCTTATCGTGGCAGACCACGCTCGCGGATACGCGCCGCTTTTCCTGTGAGATTGCGGAGGTAGTAGAGACGAGCACGACGGACCCTGCCTTTTGTCAGCAGTTCGATCTTTTCAATCCGGGGATTATGCAGAGAGAAAGTCTTCTCAACACCAACACCATGGGAAATCTTCCGCACGGTGTAACTGGCATTCATGGTGCCATGCTTACGCTTGGTTACCACACCCTGGAAGACCTGAATCCGTTCTTTGTTACCCTCTACGATCCGGATATGTACTTTCACG
It encodes:
- a CDS encoding YraN family protein, which encodes MLNREQNLGQSGENIAAEFLTQNGYKILERNYRCLYGEIDIIARAQEVLVFVEVKTRTSIAYGSPASAITPRKQRQISKTAQHYLAAKNLFDTPARFDVVSICIGFKQKPEIELLTNAFDLYEG
- a CDS encoding ribonuclease HII, giving the protein MAMQESLSGCHTGKDNFSLERHLYARGLRCVAGCDEAGRGPLAGPVVAAAVVLPSDCNHAVFLDSKVLKHQKRLELEKLLYDLGSAIGVGVVSERQIDCINILQASLLAMQLAVENLPTPLPDFILVDGKFTIPLSTPQKALVKGESKSASIAAASIIAKVTRDRLMEDLHHKFPVYNFIQNKGYPTQEHRLAISSHGPCPAHRMTFKRVREYVK
- the rplS gene encoding 50S ribosomal protein L19; the encoded protein is MSTILERINLEQMRQDLPDFRPGDTVKVHIRIVEGNKERIQVFQGVVTKRKHGTMNASYTVRKISHGVGVEKTFSLHNPRIEKIELLTKGRVRRARLYYLRNLTGKAARIRERGLPR